The proteins below are encoded in one region of Acidobacteriota bacterium:
- a CDS encoding cyclic nucleotide-binding domain-containing protein, whose protein sequence is MTQLRDLLNTAPFFEGFTAADLDHLARHAQEVQVDAGVPIVSQGAEADRFYVLLSGGAQMRVRVDPSDRGRRPESEVVVRSIADPGRTIGWSALVAPHVYRATMVALEPTRLAAFRREWLAEWADRDPRFGVLLMKRVLWVLGNRLREMRVRLVARRYEAEIVAIRALLAQSHDQLSVSSPLHKLPLYLEHRLTLSDAFHALELLKVHGDETERYLASHCLDLLEQVRHELRVYQQLQEIYEAVVSSPAEVPPDVVRRQCCDHFLGLFTQARYVIRGERHLPASPGHIFILNHLANHFEDRLPNRFWLTLDTHFVSAVLLYRKYGDAPIRVVRRSSPEEYAHRQYYERLDHIMVGSTRPDDQVDAREAERLRAAFFETGRAHLAAGRNLVICPEGASTTTEESPMRFRPGAFRLALAATPEPLIVPIVVANFDKKLSRTTLAVLVKPPFRLSERLPGAVDDQSLYDFLEALREEYRAWIAEAVALSGQPEAPEGPDA, encoded by the coding sequence GTGACCCAGCTCCGCGACCTGCTGAACACGGCGCCGTTCTTCGAGGGCTTCACGGCGGCCGACCTCGACCACCTCGCGAGGCACGCGCAGGAGGTGCAGGTCGACGCCGGGGTGCCCATCGTGTCGCAGGGCGCCGAGGCCGATCGCTTCTACGTGCTCCTGTCGGGGGGCGCGCAGATGCGGGTGCGCGTCGATCCGAGCGATCGCGGCCGCAGGCCCGAATCGGAAGTCGTCGTCCGCTCGATTGCCGACCCCGGCCGGACGATCGGGTGGTCGGCGCTCGTCGCCCCCCATGTCTATCGCGCGACGATGGTGGCGCTCGAGCCGACGCGGCTCGCGGCGTTCCGCCGCGAGTGGCTCGCCGAGTGGGCCGACCGCGACCCCCGATTCGGCGTCCTGCTGATGAAGCGCGTGTTGTGGGTGCTCGGCAACCGCCTGCGCGAGATGCGCGTGAGGCTCGTCGCCAGACGGTACGAGGCCGAGATCGTCGCCATCCGCGCCCTGCTCGCCCAGAGCCACGATCAGCTGTCGGTGTCGTCGCCGCTGCACAAGCTGCCGCTGTACCTCGAGCACCGGCTGACGTTGTCGGACGCCTTCCACGCGCTCGAGCTGCTCAAGGTGCACGGCGACGAGACCGAGCGGTACCTCGCCTCGCACTGCCTCGACCTGCTCGAGCAGGTGCGTCACGAGCTGCGCGTGTACCAGCAGCTGCAGGAGATCTACGAGGCCGTCGTGTCGTCGCCGGCCGAAGTGCCGCCGGACGTCGTGCGGAGACAGTGCTGCGACCACTTCCTCGGCTTGTTCACGCAGGCGCGGTACGTCATCAGGGGAGAGCGGCACCTGCCCGCCAGCCCCGGGCACATCTTCATCCTCAACCACCTGGCCAACCACTTCGAAGACCGGCTGCCCAACCGGTTCTGGCTCACGCTCGACACGCACTTCGTGTCGGCCGTGCTCCTCTACCGAAAGTACGGCGACGCGCCCATCCGGGTCGTCCGTCGGTCGAGTCCCGAGGAGTACGCGCACCGGCAGTACTACGAGCGGCTCGATCACATCATGGTGGGGAGCACGCGACCCGACGACCAGGTCGACGCGCGGGAAGCCGAGCGGCTGCGCGCCGCGTTCTTCGAGACCGGCCGCGCGCACCTCGCTGCCGGGCGCAACCTGGTGATCTGCCCGGAGGGCGCGAGCACGACCACCGAGGAATCGCCGATGCGCTTCCGCCCGGGAGCCTTCAGGCTGGCGCTCGCGGCCACGCCCGAGCCGCTGATTGTGCCGATCGTCGTGGCCAACTTCGACAAGAAGCTGTCGCGCACCACGCTCGCCGTGCTCGTGAAGCCGCCATTCAGGCTGTCGGAGCGCCTGCCCGGTGCCGTCGACGACCAGAGCCTGTACGACTTCCTCGAGGCGCTGCGCGAAGAGTACCGCGCCTGGATTGCCGAAGCCGTCGCGCTCTCGGGCCAGCCCGAGGCGCCTGAAGGACCGGACGCATGA
- a CDS encoding PQQ-dependent sugar dehydrogenase — MQHDVRIRLAVLGTVCALTALSACGGSKAPSSSGPSPQSITGRERLGWDQRAADWAELAWIQYALYVDGARVVLAGAACDPTPRATGFACSAPLPALTPGTHVLELASFVVSGGNVLESPKATALQVNVTSTAGQAPGGVAAASDVRAGPVTTEDGVVLDVDLVLTHLTEPVDLAQPADGRWFVAERAGRVVVFDPPTGRVDVALELEGLDTRDGGGLLSMALHPAFDRSRFVYLVYTVPGRDGARTFELARFREAGGRLAERAVLLDGVPASSSSPSAVVRFGPDLQLHVAFDAGGDSERVEDLASYNGKILRMTDAGGLPPDSRRATPVHAIHLGVPSGFDWQPATGTLWVVGRGPAQRDELVAIEADGSIGDDRWLLSRGLQPGVTGATFYRGREFPEFHGDLFAAAADGGHLLRLRFEGDRARRLSSSERLFPGSFGRVLQVVVGVDGTLYFTTGNAAVTGAGTDVLARVKRAS; from the coding sequence ATGCAGCACGACGTCCGGATCCGCCTCGCCGTGCTCGGCACCGTCTGCGCCCTGACGGCCTTGTCGGCGTGTGGCGGCTCGAAGGCGCCGTCCTCGTCCGGGCCGTCGCCCCAGTCGATCACCGGCCGCGAGCGCCTCGGCTGGGACCAGCGGGCGGCCGACTGGGCCGAGCTGGCCTGGATCCAGTACGCCTTGTACGTCGACGGTGCGAGGGTGGTGCTCGCGGGAGCGGCCTGCGATCCGACGCCTCGCGCCACCGGGTTCGCCTGCTCGGCGCCGCTCCCGGCGCTGACGCCCGGCACGCACGTGCTCGAGCTGGCCTCGTTCGTCGTGAGCGGGGGCAACGTCCTCGAGAGCCCCAAGGCGACGGCCCTGCAGGTGAACGTCACCAGCACCGCGGGCCAGGCACCGGGTGGCGTGGCGGCGGCGTCCGACGTTCGTGCCGGCCCGGTGACGACCGAAGACGGGGTCGTGCTCGACGTGGATCTCGTCCTGACGCACCTGACCGAGCCGGTCGACCTCGCCCAGCCAGCCGATGGCCGGTGGTTCGTCGCGGAGCGCGCCGGCCGGGTCGTGGTCTTCGACCCGCCGACCGGCAGGGTCGACGTCGCGCTCGAGCTCGAGGGCCTCGACACCCGGGACGGCGGGGGCTTGCTCTCGATGGCACTGCACCCGGCATTCGACCGCTCGAGGTTCGTGTACCTCGTCTACACCGTGCCTGGACGCGACGGCGCCAGGACGTTCGAGCTGGCGAGGTTCCGCGAGGCCGGCGGGCGCCTGGCCGAACGTGCCGTACTGCTCGACGGCGTGCCGGCGTCCTCGTCGAGCCCGAGTGCCGTGGTCCGGTTCGGCCCCGATCTCCAGCTCCACGTGGCCTTCGACGCCGGCGGCGACAGCGAGCGGGTGGAGGATCTCGCCTCGTACAACGGCAAGATCCTGCGGATGACCGACGCCGGCGGACTGCCCCCCGACAGTCGGCGCGCGACACCAGTGCATGCGATTCACCTCGGTGTTCCGAGTGGCTTCGACTGGCAGCCGGCGACCGGGACGTTGTGGGTGGTCGGGCGGGGGCCGGCCCAACGGGACGAACTCGTCGCCATCGAAGCGGACGGATCGATTGGCGACGATCGCTGGCTGCTGTCGCGCGGCCTGCAGCCGGGGGTGACCGGCGCGACCTTCTACCGCGGCCGCGAGTTTCCCGAGTTCCACGGGGATCTGTTCGCGGCGGCCGCCGACGGTGGACACCTGCTGCGGCTGCGGTTCGAGGGCGATCGGGCCCGCCGGCTGTCGTCGAGCGAACGCCTGTTCCCCGGCAGCTTCGGCCGCGTGCTGCAGGTCGTCGTCGGCGTCGACGGCACGCTCTACTTCACGACGGGCAACGCGGCGGTCACGGGCGCTGGCACCGATGTGCTCGCGCGCGTGAAGCGCGCGTCGTAG
- a CDS encoding cyclic nucleotide-binding domain-containing protein yields the protein MASVDFVAQLDFFAGLPAWALERVAASATERALEPNTYVLHQHDKAESLFILIEGEVQILLRFEGIDDLLVGATHQPGAVLGWSVFRIPHRYTASVRCDGRVRVVEVPASTLHELIETDPQVGLTILRRLASAVASRLERTRDLLADHSEGSSRS from the coding sequence ATGGCTTCGGTCGACTTCGTGGCGCAGCTCGACTTCTTCGCCGGCCTGCCCGCGTGGGCGCTCGAGCGCGTGGCGGCTTCGGCGACCGAGCGTGCGCTCGAGCCGAATACGTACGTGCTCCACCAGCACGACAAGGCCGAATCGCTCTTCATCCTGATCGAAGGCGAAGTGCAGATACTGCTGAGGTTCGAGGGCATCGACGACCTGCTCGTCGGGGCGACCCACCAGCCTGGCGCGGTGCTCGGCTGGTCCGTGTTCAGGATACCGCATCGGTACACGGCTTCGGTCAGGTGTGACGGCCGTGTCCGTGTGGTCGAGGTGCCCGCCTCGACGCTGCACGAGCTGATCGAGACCGATCCGCAGGTCGGTCTCACCATCCTGCGCCGGCTCGCCTCGGCCGTCGCGAGCCGTCTCGAACGAACGCGCGACCTGCTGGCCGACCATTCAGAGGGCTCGTCGCGGTCCTAG
- a CDS encoding AAA family ATPase, whose product MKIAFIGTHGVGKTTMCYELAGRLKRRGLDADIVKEVARLSPLPINRQTSLDAQTWILMTQIAEEIQSAAHHAVVVCDRSVLDNYAYLAHACGRQVDIERLVDYWLRTYDLLIKVPVAGRAAADGVRDTDDRFVQAIDALVDALLAEKHTPHVRLDPAARDRWMEEVAEQVTASHAASR is encoded by the coding sequence ATGAAGATCGCGTTCATCGGGACGCACGGTGTGGGCAAGACCACGATGTGCTACGAGCTGGCCGGGCGGCTGAAGCGGCGCGGCCTCGACGCCGACATCGTGAAGGAAGTGGCGCGGCTGTCGCCGCTGCCGATCAACCGCCAGACATCGCTCGACGCGCAGACGTGGATCCTCATGACGCAGATTGCGGAGGAGATCCAGTCCGCGGCACACCACGCCGTCGTCGTCTGCGACCGGAGCGTCCTCGACAACTACGCGTACCTGGCTCACGCCTGCGGCCGGCAGGTCGACATCGAGCGGCTCGTCGACTACTGGCTGCGCACCTACGATCTGCTGATCAAGGTGCCCGTCGCCGGGCGGGCCGCGGCCGACGGCGTGCGCGACACCGACGACCGCTTCGTGCAAGCCATCGACGCGCTCGTCGACGCGCTGCTCGCGGAGAAGCACACCCCACACGTCCGCCTCGACCCGGCGGCGCGCGACCGGTGGATGGAAGAAGTCGCGGAGCAGGTCACCGCGAGCCACGCCGCGTCCAGGTAG
- a CDS encoding serine/threonine-protein kinase, which yields MSDALFDRWPEAERILDEVLDLEAGERRRRAVAACRGDKALRGLVEQLLDADTAPEGLPAEPAGVVADLPLDDDVPDRVGPFCVERELGRGGMGRVLLGRRDDDGGSSPAVALKLLDVVAPSSVAWKRFARERATLARLRHPHIARLSDAGVDEAGTPYLVMEYVEGSPIDGHCDAQAAGLEARLALFHQVCLAVEYAHSQFIVHRDLKPANVLVDTFGQVKLLDFGIAKWLDALDEDGALTQTLHRALTPGHAAPEQFRGEPITTATDVYQLGLLLYRMLTGRPAHGEWADSPEQLRSSALDVDPERPSRATRVATFATRLEGDLDAIVLKALRKEPAERYATVEALRTDLDNYLAYRPVAARRGTTTYVLRKYLRRHRVAASAVMAVLVSSTLGLAAVAHQSRLIAAERDRAKAAEAKASAINAFLVNDLLVAATPERSRGTIPTVDVVLDMAARSVGQAFEDQPSVGAEVRLTLARSYASLGKFAEASEHAAAAVTILSRDAAGDRLGALRARSFVAELGIEEGRYAEARSELEALLAEQQAIGGATDVDTLRTRGLLSRALRRLGEPMTAEQESRQVVALADEAHPADRRLGIELRTILVEALNAQVKSREAEAVIDEVVALAREQYGEAHPRTIDALGVRAAVLTSALKYREAIDAQRELVALSERVYGAEHAATGRAFMGLAVALSRVYGNAGDESYEPIARAYDILRRSLGEDHPETLQALRNLGIWHRYKGNLVEAERITRTVLDARRRTLGEHHRGTLEAARSVASVLSDAGRADEARRMGRQIVRAFEEATTRADADPLLLDDFAVYLIEGVPEDVRDRRRALEYAQRAVVATGRSDHLRLRTLAQAQLANGMTEAAMTSLHEALALPDGLVSWTQERMLASLMREHSSPAELERWLLERLAQYPRHGRADDFAVARTLRHLADLYVREGRLDEAERRLTEALAQMRKSVDDSHFEVAEVKLTLGEVLGARGATPEAERLLVEGFESLLSDYRVRAPTRARFRDRVVAAFEQWGRAADAKRWKERPLE from the coding sequence ATGAGCGATGCTCTCTTCGACCGATGGCCGGAGGCCGAACGCATTCTCGACGAGGTGCTCGATCTCGAGGCGGGAGAGCGGCGCCGACGGGCGGTGGCGGCCTGCCGTGGAGACAAGGCGCTCAGGGGGCTCGTCGAGCAGCTGCTGGATGCCGACACGGCCCCGGAGGGACTGCCAGCCGAGCCGGCGGGTGTCGTCGCCGACCTGCCTCTCGACGATGACGTGCCCGATCGCGTCGGACCGTTCTGCGTGGAGCGAGAGCTCGGACGGGGCGGCATGGGACGCGTCCTGCTCGGGCGTCGGGACGACGACGGCGGGTCGAGCCCGGCGGTCGCCCTCAAGCTGCTCGACGTCGTCGCTCCCTCGTCGGTGGCGTGGAAGCGGTTCGCCCGTGAGCGGGCGACGCTCGCACGACTCCGGCATCCGCACATCGCGCGGCTGTCCGACGCCGGTGTGGACGAGGCGGGCACGCCCTACCTCGTCATGGAGTACGTGGAGGGGTCGCCGATCGACGGGCATTGCGACGCGCAGGCCGCCGGCCTCGAGGCGCGGCTCGCGTTGTTTCACCAGGTCTGCCTCGCCGTCGAGTACGCCCACAGTCAGTTCATCGTGCATCGCGACCTGAAGCCGGCCAACGTTCTCGTGGACACGTTCGGTCAGGTGAAGCTGCTCGACTTCGGCATCGCCAAGTGGCTCGACGCGCTCGACGAGGACGGCGCGCTCACGCAGACGTTGCACCGCGCGCTCACGCCGGGGCACGCGGCGCCGGAGCAGTTTCGTGGCGAGCCCATCACAACCGCCACCGACGTGTATCAGCTCGGCCTGTTGCTCTATCGGATGCTGACCGGACGGCCCGCGCACGGCGAGTGGGCCGACTCGCCGGAGCAACTGCGCAGCTCGGCGCTCGACGTCGATCCCGAACGTCCCAGCCGTGCGACGCGCGTCGCGACGTTCGCCACGCGGCTCGAAGGCGACCTCGATGCCATCGTGCTCAAGGCGTTGCGCAAGGAGCCGGCCGAGCGGTACGCGACCGTCGAGGCCCTCCGGACGGACCTCGACAACTACCTCGCGTATCGGCCCGTGGCGGCGCGGCGCGGGACGACCACGTACGTGCTGCGGAAGTACCTGCGTCGCCACCGCGTGGCCGCATCGGCCGTGATGGCGGTGCTGGTCTCGTCCACCCTTGGGCTGGCGGCGGTCGCGCACCAGTCACGGCTCATTGCCGCCGAGCGCGACAGGGCCAAGGCGGCCGAGGCCAAGGCCTCGGCCATCAACGCCTTTCTCGTGAACGACCTGCTGGTCGCGGCCACGCCCGAGCGGTCCCGTGGGACGATCCCCACCGTCGACGTGGTGCTCGACATGGCCGCTCGCAGCGTGGGGCAGGCGTTCGAGGACCAGCCGTCGGTGGGCGCCGAGGTCAGGCTGACGCTCGCTCGCAGCTACGCCTCGCTCGGCAAGTTCGCCGAGGCGAGCGAGCATGCCGCCGCCGCCGTGACGATCCTGTCGCGCGATGCCGCCGGCGATCGGCTCGGCGCGCTGCGGGCGCGCAGCTTCGTCGCTGAACTGGGGATCGAGGAGGGGCGATACGCCGAGGCCAGATCGGAGCTGGAAGCGCTGCTCGCCGAACAGCAGGCAATCGGCGGTGCGACCGATGTCGACACGCTGAGGACCCGCGGGCTGCTCTCGCGGGCGCTCCGCCGGCTCGGAGAACCCATGACGGCGGAGCAGGAGAGTCGGCAGGTGGTGGCGCTCGCCGATGAGGCGCACCCTGCAGACCGTCGGCTCGGCATCGAGCTGCGGACCATCCTGGTCGAGGCGCTGAACGCCCAGGTGAAGTCGCGCGAGGCCGAGGCCGTCATCGACGAGGTCGTTGCCCTGGCGCGCGAGCAATACGGCGAGGCGCACCCCCGTACCATCGATGCGCTCGGCGTCCGCGCGGCGGTACTGACCTCAGCCCTCAAGTACCGCGAGGCGATAGACGCGCAGCGTGAGCTCGTGGCGCTCAGCGAGCGCGTGTACGGGGCCGAGCACGCCGCGACCGGACGGGCGTTCATGGGCCTCGCCGTCGCCCTCTCCCGCGTGTACGGCAACGCCGGCGACGAGTCGTACGAGCCGATCGCCCGCGCGTACGACATCCTCAGGCGCTCGCTGGGCGAGGATCACCCGGAGACGCTCCAGGCGCTCAGGAACCTCGGCATCTGGCATCGCTACAAGGGGAATCTCGTGGAGGCCGAGCGCATCACGCGGACCGTCCTCGATGCGCGCCGTCGGACGCTCGGCGAGCACCACCGCGGCACGCTCGAGGCCGCCCGCTCGGTGGCCAGCGTACTGAGCGACGCGGGCCGGGCGGACGAAGCGCGTCGCATGGGGCGCCAGATCGTCCGGGCGTTCGAAGAGGCGACGACCCGCGCCGATGCCGACCCTCTGCTGCTCGACGACTTCGCGGTGTACCTGATCGAGGGTGTGCCCGAGGACGTGCGCGACCGGCGCCGAGCGCTGGAGTACGCACAGAGGGCCGTCGTGGCGACCGGGCGATCGGACCACCTCCGGCTGCGCACGCTGGCGCAGGCGCAGCTGGCCAACGGCATGACGGAAGCCGCCATGACCTCGCTGCACGAGGCGCTCGCCCTCCCCGACGGCCTCGTGTCGTGGACCCAGGAGCGCATGCTCGCCAGCCTGATGCGCGAGCACAGTTCACCTGCGGAGCTCGAACGCTGGCTGCTCGAGCGGCTCGCGCAGTATCCACGACATGGCCGCGCGGACGATTTCGCGGTGGCGCGCACGCTGAGACACCTGGCCGACCTCTACGTCCGCGAGGGGCGTCTCGACGAAGCCGAACGGCGCCTTACCGAAGCGCTCGCCCAGATGCGGAAGTCGGTTGACGACTCGCACTTCGAGGTGGCCGAGGTGAAGCTCACGCTCGGTGAGGTGCTGGGGGCCCGAGGCGCCACGCCCGAGGCCGAACGCCTGCTCGTCGAGGGCTTCGAGTCGTTGCTCTCCGACTACCGCGTGCGGGCCCCGACGCGGGCGCGGTTCCGCGACCGCGTGGTGGCCGCCTTCGAACAGTGGGGCCGCGCGGCCGACGCGAAGCGCTGGAAGGAACGGCCGCTGGAGTGA
- a CDS encoding PEP-CTERM sorting domain-containing protein (PEP-CTERM proteins occur, often in large numbers, in the proteomes of bacteria that also encode an exosortase, a predicted intramembrane cysteine proteinase. The presence of a PEP-CTERM domain at a protein's C-terminus predicts cleavage within the sorting domain, followed by covalent anchoring to some some component of the (usually Gram-negative) cell surface. Many PEP-CTERM proteins exhibit an unusual sequence composition that includes large numbers of potential glycosylation sites. Expression of one such protein has been shown restore the ability of a bacterium to form floc, a type of biofilm.) encodes MMRRLRAVVFGFLAMLVLLVASATPATAALFRVGSAEPIPFPGDDDVVLFIDFAVDNGTGATGLPSALQNLTFTAIGFAFFASEDAEEALCDGSVFPGDLSCRGDDLTDEDRIFLDLPIQAGSSSTWLDLMGLAPSLWVQVFVQLTDSNGALPLLASTARFGLTCTVDQSCGPVELLYDYDVPASVPEPTTLALLLTALAAAGVRRRHTR; translated from the coding sequence GTGATGCGTCGTCTCAGAGCCGTCGTCTTCGGCTTTCTCGCAATGCTCGTGCTCCTCGTAGCGAGCGCCACCCCGGCCACGGCCGCGCTCTTTCGTGTCGGGTCCGCCGAGCCGATTCCCTTCCCCGGCGACGACGACGTGGTGTTGTTCATCGACTTCGCGGTCGACAACGGTACCGGCGCCACCGGTCTACCGTCGGCCTTGCAGAACCTGACGTTCACGGCCATCGGCTTCGCCTTCTTCGCTTCGGAAGATGCCGAGGAGGCGCTGTGCGACGGCAGCGTCTTTCCGGGCGATCTCTCCTGTCGCGGTGACGACCTGACGGACGAGGACCGGATCTTTCTGGATCTCCCAATTCAAGCCGGCTCTTCCTCGACTTGGCTCGACCTCATGGGCCTCGCCCCATCGCTGTGGGTGCAGGTGTTCGTGCAGTTGACCGACAGCAACGGCGCGCTCCCCCTGCTCGCCAGCACTGCACGCTTCGGCCTGACCTGTACCGTCGACCAGAGCTGTGGGCCGGTCGAACTCCTCTACGACTACGACGTCCCGGCCAGCGTTCCCGAACCCACGACGCTCGCGTTGCTGCTGACGGCCCTTGCCGCTGCAGGTGTGCGTCGCCGCCACACCCGCTGA
- a CDS encoding sigma-70 family RNA polymerase sigma factor, which yields MPDDGQFPGPPSPPSPGDITQLLARVRSGHPADREALYQLVYDRLKQLARQRLRGASTPTLDVTALVHEVYLRLADASGLEWQDRQHFFATAARAMRQIIVDHARRRQASKRGGRWVATTLGDERGAAPGIALDQVVAIDQALERLAATSPRMVRVVELCFFAGLTTDEAAAALGVTSRTVKREWQKARLLLGAWLRDSRS from the coding sequence GTGCCAGACGACGGTCAGTTTCCAGGACCACCGAGTCCGCCCTCGCCCGGCGACATCACCCAGTTGCTCGCTCGTGTGCGCTCGGGGCACCCCGCCGACCGCGAGGCTCTGTACCAGCTCGTCTACGACCGTCTGAAGCAGCTCGCTCGCCAGCGGCTGCGGGGTGCGTCCACACCAACGCTCGACGTGACCGCCCTCGTTCACGAAGTCTACCTGCGCCTGGCCGATGCGTCCGGTCTCGAGTGGCAGGACCGCCAGCACTTCTTCGCCACGGCCGCCCGGGCCATGCGCCAGATCATCGTCGACCACGCGCGTCGACGTCAGGCGTCGAAGCGGGGCGGGCGGTGGGTGGCGACGACACTCGGCGACGAGCGCGGCGCTGCGCCCGGCATCGCGCTCGACCAGGTCGTCGCCATCGACCAGGCGCTCGAGCGGCTGGCGGCAACCAGCCCGCGTATGGTCCGCGTGGTCGAGCTGTGCTTCTTTGCCGGCCTGACGACCGACGAAGCGGCGGCGGCCCTCGGGGTGACGTCGAGGACCGTGAAGCGGGAGTGGCAGAAGGCCCGATTGCTGCTCGGCGCGTGGCTGCGCGACTCCCGCTCGTGA
- a CDS encoding PKD domain-containing protein: MALRLSRLPAFLIVVTLTAPASPALAQQILSVGPAAVSADASVRITGTGFAATAAQHEVTFTPATGGPTLAGVITAVSAADSIGARRLTVTVPRGLPATRAVITVRNLETGAVIEGASAEIVAIVPSVRAASPGTSLPLTIALVGNADYSGGSLRLTMGSGISVSGVSASGPTLSATVTVAASAALGPRTITITTSTMSVVMPGGFSVVAPGNQPPVAAITSPAAAAVGQSVTFSAAGSTDPDGDALTYAWTFSDGPTASGVTTARTFAAAGSVTVTLTVDDGRGGTATASVVVTVTAPTNQAPTAVIAASATTVSAGSTVEFSGAGSTDPDGDALTYAWTFS; this comes from the coding sequence ATGGCTTTGCGACTCTCTCGCTTGCCCGCCTTCCTCATCGTCGTCACGCTGACGGCCCCGGCGTCGCCGGCCCTCGCGCAGCAAATCCTGTCGGTGGGTCCGGCGGCCGTGTCGGCCGACGCCAGCGTGCGAATCACGGGCACAGGCTTTGCCGCGACGGCCGCTCAGCACGAGGTCACCTTCACGCCCGCGACGGGTGGACCCACGCTGGCGGGTGTCATCACCGCCGTGAGCGCCGCCGACAGCATCGGGGCGCGGCGGCTCACCGTCACGGTCCCTCGTGGGCTGCCTGCCACGCGCGCTGTCATCACGGTACGGAACCTCGAAACCGGTGCGGTCATCGAGGGAGCCTCGGCCGAGATCGTGGCCATCGTACCCAGCGTTCGTGCGGCTTCTCCCGGCACGTCGCTGCCGCTCACGATTGCGCTCGTGGGCAACGCCGACTACAGCGGGGGCAGCCTGCGACTGACGATGGGCTCCGGCATCTCCGTGAGCGGCGTGTCGGCGTCGGGCCCTACGCTCTCGGCCACTGTGACGGTTGCCGCCAGCGCGGCCCTGGGGCCGCGCACCATCACGATCACCACGTCGACGATGAGCGTCGTCATGCCGGGCGGCTTCTCGGTAGTCGCGCCGGGGAATCAGCCCCCCGTCGCGGCCATCACATCCCCGGCAGCAGCCGCTGTCGGTCAGAGCGTTACCTTCAGCGCTGCGGGGTCGACGGACCCGGATGGCGACGCGCTGACGTATGCGTGGACGTTCTCGGACGGGCCGACGGCGAGCGGGGTGACGACGGCGCGGACGTTCGCGGCAGCGGGCAGCGTGACGGTGACGCTGACGGTGGACGACGGACGCGGCGGGACGGCGACGGCCAGCGTGGTGGTGACGGTGACGGCGCCGACGAACCAGGCGCCGACGGCGGTGATTGCAGCGTCGGCGACGACGGTGTCGGCGGGGTCGACGGTGGAGTTCAGCGGGGCGGGGTCGACGGACCCGGATGGCGACGCGCTGACGTATGCGTGGACGTTCTCGG